The sequence below is a genomic window from Streptomyces sp. NBC_00582.
GAGGAGGGGTACGTCGAGGACATCAACTGGCGTCAGACCACGGTCCGGGCGCTGTCCAACAACCTGATCGTGATCCCCAACGGGCAGCTCGCCAAGGCCAACATGACCAACTTCATGCGCCCCGAGCAGCAGTTGACGATCCTGGTGCAGGTCGGTGTGGCCTACGACAGCGACCTGGAGCATGTGGAGCGGGTGACCATGGAGGTGGTCGCCGAGGTGATGACGGAGATCACCGGCGCGGTCCCCGACCATGAACCGGCCGTGCGCTTCCACACCTTCGGCGACTCCCGCATCGGCTTCACGGTGATCCTGGGCGTCGGCGAGTTCAGCGACCAGTACCGGATCAAGCACGAGTTCATCAAGCGGCTGCACCGGCGCTACCGCGAGGAGGGCATCCGGGTCCCGGCCCCGGCCCGCAACATCTCGCTGCAACAGGGCGCGGTCGTCATCCCGCAGCAGCGCACCGGCACCGCCGAGGCGGACGAGGCGACCCCCGCCCGCCTGGACGGCTGATCTACAGCGTCGCCGAGTTCTCGTGCCACCGGGCCCCGGACTTGTTGCGCGGGGCCGTGAGGGACGGCGTCACCGGGGTGACGGTCCAGTCCGGGTGACCGGGCATCCTCGGTGTCGTCGTGCCGTACAGCCAGTCCCGCAGGAAGCCGGAGACGTCCTGGCCGGAGACCTGGGAGGCGACGGCGATGTAGTCCTCCGTGGACGCGGAGGAGTCGCGGAAGCGGGCCAGGAAGGCCCGCTCCACGGCGTGGAAGGCGTCCTCGCCGATCAGCTGCCGCAGGGCGTACAGGACGAGGACGCCGCCCAGGTAGCGCTGGCTGTCGAAGAGGTTGGCCGCGTTCGGCGCGGCGACCGGGCCGGAGCTGCGCCGCCACTGGTCGCCGCGGGCGTACGTGTCCTTCATCCGGGCCTCGAACGTGGTCAGGCCCAGGGAGTCCGGCCAGCCGCGCTCGTAGCGGTAGAGCAGTCCGTAGAAGTCGGCGTGGCCCTCGTTGAGCCAGAGGTCGGCCCAGGTGGCGGGGCTGACGCTGTTGCCGAAGTAGGAGTGGACCAGCTCGTGCATCATGTGCGAGCCGATCCTCGGCTCGGCCTGCAGGAGGAAGTTCGGCTTGTAGAGGGTGAGGGTCTGCGTCTCCAGGCCCGTGAAGTCGAAGGCGGCCGGGTCGTCGGAGTTGCAGGGCAGCAGTCCGTACGTCTCGAAGGGGTAGGCGCCGAGCCGCTGTTCGAGCCAGTCCACCAGGCCCGGGGTGAGGGCGAGGGCGGGCTCCAGCGCCTCGGCGCGGGCGGTGGGCACGACGTCGCGCAGGGGCAGCCCGTGCGGTCCCTGCCGCTCCTTGACGACGTAGTCGCCGACGGTGATCTGCACCAGTTCGGTGGCGATCGGGGAGCGGGAGCGGTAGGTGTACGCGGTGCGGCCGCCGGCGAGGTCCTCGGTGCACACCAGGGAGCCGCTCGCGACCGCCTTCAGGCCGGCCGGGACCGTGATGCGGACGGTGAGGGCGGCCTTGTCCGAGGGGTGGTCGTTGCAGGGGAAGACGGTGTGCGCCGAGTCCGGCTGCGGGCACACGGCGAAGCCGTCGGGGGTGGGGACCCAGGCGGTGTGCGGGAGGGCGCGGCGCGGGTCGGCGGTGTAGGCCACGCGGACCGTGGCCCGGGCGCGGTCGGCGAGGGCGCGGGCCGGGGTGATCCGCAGCT
It includes:
- a CDS encoding M1 family metallopeptidase, which gives rise to MRYRTRVTGPAAALIGTAAVVAGGGTAQAAPANGRTDGTGTAAVPAPETLGDPVFPALGNDGYRVTAYRLDLSYDATTTLVDATATLEIRTTRCLSRLSLDALGLDIASVRVDGRTAEFEQVGEKLRITPARALADRARATVRVAYTADPRRALPHTAWVPTPDGFAVCPQPDSAHTVFPCNDHPSDKAALTVRITVPAGLKAVASGSLVCTEDLAGGRTAYTYRSRSPIATELVQITVGDYVVKERQGPHGLPLRDVVPTARAEALEPALALTPGLVDWLEQRLGAYPFETYGLLPCNSDDPAAFDFTGLETQTLTLYKPNFLLQAEPRIGSHMMHELVHSYFGNSVSPATWADLWLNEGHADFYGLLYRYERGWPDSLGLTTFEARMKDTYARGDQWRRSSGPVAAPNAANLFDSQRYLGGVLVLYALRQLIGEDAFHAVERAFLARFRDSSASTEDYIAVASQVSGQDVSGFLRDWLYGTTTPRMPGHPDWTVTPVTPSLTAPRNKSGARWHENSATL